One Methylosarcina fibrata AML-C10 DNA segment encodes these proteins:
- a CDS encoding copper resistance protein B: MKQKTMMTRRIYRIVALLVFKLSSSWAQDLSTVENGQTHAEHANHSVQTEQKRHKIKHGAKTKPAPEKTSEEIRPVHGMNHSKMNHNIMPSMNQGNKSGTDEGSGHDRKHGEVSGKTDHMNQMSDESMSMQGGSAPPDARDPHAYSDGYDFGPIPRPRMGDEDNFGSLLVDRLESVMARNNTSMTYDWQAWYGQTYDRALIRAEGEIEDGTFKDARNELLWAHAITAYLDTQLGIRYDSGKGTDRGWLAFGVQGLLPYWLYVEATAYVNEQGRTAFRLETEYDLLLTQKLILQPRIEMNFYSQRDDTRNVSSGLSNIEAGLRLRYEIRRELAPYVGIEWASRFGSAADNIRASGNAADETRLVAGVRFWF, encoded by the coding sequence GTGAAACAGAAAACAATGATGACCCGGCGAATATATAGGATTGTCGCTTTGTTGGTTTTTAAACTGTCTTCCTCCTGGGCACAAGACCTATCAACCGTGGAAAACGGTCAAACGCATGCCGAGCACGCCAATCATTCCGTACAGACGGAGCAGAAGCGGCATAAAATAAAGCACGGTGCAAAAACAAAGCCAGCCCCGGAAAAAACATCCGAAGAGATAAGACCGGTGCATGGCATGAATCATAGCAAGATGAATCACAATATCATGCCGAGCATGAACCAAGGGAATAAGTCTGGCACAGATGAAGGTTCAGGGCATGATAGGAAGCATGGCGAGGTTTCAGGCAAGACTGACCATATGAACCAGATGAGTGACGAATCGATGTCCATGCAGGGCGGCTCGGCCCCACCCGATGCTCGCGATCCACATGCCTACTCAGATGGTTACGACTTCGGCCCGATCCCACGACCCAGGATGGGGGACGAAGATAACTTTGGTTCGTTGCTGGTCGATCGACTCGAAAGTGTGATGGCACGCAACAACACGTCCATGACTTATGACTGGCAAGCCTGGTATGGCCAGACTTATGACCGCGCACTCATTCGAGCCGAAGGCGAGATTGAAGACGGAACATTTAAAGACGCACGTAACGAGCTGCTTTGGGCCCACGCCATTACCGCTTATTTGGACACCCAGTTGGGCATACGTTACGATAGTGGCAAAGGAACTGATCGCGGCTGGCTCGCCTTCGGTGTTCAAGGGTTGTTACCTTACTGGTTATATGTGGAAGCGACGGCTTATGTTAATGAGCAAGGCCGTACCGCATTCCGTCTCGAAACAGAATACGACTTATTGCTGACGCAAAAGCTCATTTTGCAGCCACGCATTGAGATGAATTTTTATAGCCAACGAGACGATACGCGGAACGTGAGCAGCGGCTTGTCCAACATTGAAGCAGGTCTGCGCCTGCGTTACGAGATTCGCCGGGAATTGGCCCCCTATGTCGGCATCGAATGGGCCAGTCGATTTGGCTCTGCGGCGGATAATATCAGGGCTTCGGGTAATGCTGCCGACGAAACGCGACTTGTTGCCGGGGTACGCTTCTGGTTTTGA
- a CDS encoding copper resistance system multicopper oxidase, translating into MKPISKSSLILPNLSRRRFIEGLAAGGILLGLSPWIKTAQAKETKQFAEVLAGTEFDLTIAETSVNFTGAQRAATTVNGSIPAPTLRWREGDTVTLRVTNRLAEETSIHWHGILPPYQMDGVPGISFKGIAPGETFTYRFKVQQSGTYWYHSHSGMQEQTGLYGAIIVEPAGADPIRADRDYVVQLSDWTDEDPMRVFDKLKNQSDYYNFNQPTSVDFSRDVANEGMVSAIQKRHMWNMMRMNYTDLSDISAYTYTYLMNGTTPAGNWTGLFRPGEKVRLRFINSGSMTFFDVRIPGLKMTVVQADAQNVEPVSVDEFRIGPAETYDVIVTPEEEAYTIFAQSMDRTGYARGTLATRAGMAAAVPSPDKPQPLTMADMMGDMGSGGMAGMNHGGMAMDHSAHAKGGGQVRVRHASTEYGASVDMRVDTPRTNLDDPGIGLRNNGRRVLTYADLHTVGGPLDTSKPAREIELHITGNMERYSWSLDGLEFGESTPIHFRYGERLRVILVNDTMMTHPMHLHGMWQELESPDGRFQVRKHTIIVQPAQRVTFLATPDGLGRWAWHCHLFLHMHAGMMREVVVA; encoded by the coding sequence ATGAAGCCTATTTCCAAATCTTCGTTAATATTGCCTAACCTTTCTCGCCGGCGCTTCATTGAAGGGCTAGCGGCTGGAGGAATTTTATTAGGGCTATCGCCGTGGATCAAAACGGCTCAAGCCAAGGAAACAAAGCAATTCGCCGAGGTACTGGCCGGCACGGAGTTCGACCTTACGATAGCGGAAACATCGGTTAACTTTACCGGTGCGCAACGTGCGGCAACCACCGTTAATGGTTCGATTCCTGCGCCGACACTGCGTTGGCGAGAGGGGGATACGGTGACGCTTCGCGTCACCAACCGCCTCGCCGAGGAAACGTCGATTCATTGGCACGGCATCCTCCCGCCTTATCAAATGGATGGGGTACCGGGTATCAGCTTTAAAGGCATCGCGCCGGGGGAAACCTTTACCTATCGCTTCAAGGTGCAACAATCCGGCACCTACTGGTACCATTCCCACTCCGGCATGCAGGAGCAGACCGGCTTATACGGCGCGATCATCGTTGAGCCGGCCGGCGCCGACCCGATCCGCGCCGATCGCGACTACGTGGTGCAGTTGTCCGACTGGACCGACGAAGACCCGATGCGGGTCTTCGATAAGCTTAAGAACCAAAGCGACTACTACAACTTCAACCAGCCGACGTCTGTCGATTTTTCCCGCGATGTCGCCAATGAAGGGATGGTATCGGCTATTCAGAAGCGGCACATGTGGAACATGATGCGCATGAACTACACCGATCTGTCAGACATTTCCGCCTATACCTACACTTACCTGATGAACGGCACGACGCCGGCCGGCAACTGGACCGGGCTGTTCCGTCCTGGCGAGAAGGTGCGGCTGCGCTTCATCAATTCCGGCTCTATGACGTTTTTCGATGTGCGGATACCGGGTCTCAAAATGACGGTGGTTCAGGCCGACGCACAGAACGTCGAGCCGGTCTCGGTGGATGAATTCCGCATCGGACCGGCGGAGACCTATGATGTCATTGTGACACCCGAAGAAGAAGCCTATACCATCTTTGCCCAGTCGATGGACCGTACCGGCTATGCCCGCGGCACGCTGGCAACGCGTGCCGGCATGGCAGCGGCGGTGCCTTCTCCAGATAAACCCCAACCACTCACGATGGCCGATATGATGGGCGACATGGGCAGTGGCGGAATGGCGGGAATGAATCACGGCGGTATGGCTATGGATCACAGCGCTCATGCCAAGGGCGGCGGACAGGTGCGCGTGCGTCACGCCAGTACCGAATATGGCGCCAGCGTGGATATGCGGGTGGACACGCCGCGCACCAATCTGGATGATCCCGGCATCGGCCTGCGCAACAATGGCCGCCGGGTGCTGACTTATGCCGATCTGCATACCGTCGGTGGGCCTCTGGATACGAGCAAACCGGCTCGGGAAATCGAGCTTCATATCACCGGCAACATGGAGCGTTATAGTTGGTCGCTCGATGGCCTCGAGTTCGGCGAATCCACCCCGATACATTTTCGTTACGGCGAGCGGCTGCGCGTGATTCTGGTCAATGACACGATGATGACCCACCCCATGCATCTGCATGGCATGTGGCAGGAACTGGAAAGCCCGGACGGACGTTTCCAGGTGCGCAAACATACGATCATTGTGCAGCCCGCGCAGCGTGTGACTTTCCTCGCCACCCCCGACGGCTTGGGCCGTTGGGCGTGGCATTGCCACCTGTTCTTGCACATGCATGCGGGCATGATGCGTGAAGTGGTTGTGGCCTGA